In one Aromatoleum aromaticum EbN1 genomic region, the following are encoded:
- the frr gene encoding ribosome recycling factor, giving the protein MIPELKKTTEQKMQKSIDVLKADLAKVRTGRAHTGLLDHVMVEYYGSMVPISQVSNVTLIDARTIGVQVWEKPMMQKVERAIRDSDLGLNPANQGDIIRVPMPALTEERRRDLTKVVRHEGEAAKVAIRNLRRDANQHLKDAVKDKTISEDDDRRAQEDIQKLTDRNIAEIDKLLAQKEQELMQL; this is encoded by the coding sequence ATGATCCCCGAACTCAAAAAGACGACCGAGCAGAAGATGCAGAAGTCGATCGACGTGCTGAAGGCGGACCTTGCGAAGGTGCGCACCGGTCGCGCCCACACCGGGCTGCTCGACCACGTCATGGTCGAGTACTACGGCAGCATGGTGCCGATCAGCCAGGTGTCCAACGTGACGCTGATCGACGCACGGACGATCGGCGTGCAGGTGTGGGAAAAGCCGATGATGCAGAAGGTCGAGCGGGCGATCCGCGACTCCGACCTCGGCCTCAATCCCGCGAACCAGGGCGACATCATCCGCGTGCCGATGCCGGCACTGACCGAAGAGCGCCGCCGCGACCTGACGAAAGTCGTCCGCCACGAGGGCGAGGCGGCGAAGGTCGCGATCCGCAACTTGCGTCGCGACGCCAACCAGCACCTCAAGGATGCGGTCAAGGACAAGACGATCTCGGAAGACGACGATCGCCGCGCCCAGGAAGACATCCAGAAGCTCACCGACCGGAACATCGCCGAAATCGACAAGCTGCTCGCGCAAAAAGAGCAGGAACTGATGCAGCTCTGA
- the uppS gene encoding polyprenyl diphosphate synthase: protein MTESSFISSTRDVPAVSGVPRHIAIIMDGNGRWARKRFLPRVAGHSRGVESVRSVIRACMERGVSYLTLFAFSSENWRRPADEVSFLMQLFMRSLQKEVDRLHDNGIRFRVIGDLSRFDPKLVDMIRRAEARTAANEKLTLTIAANYGGRWDILQAMTRMLAKHPERREGFTEEDLSGELSLNYGPEPDLFIRTGGEQRISNFLLWQLAYSELYFTDTLWPDFDVAALDEAIRSYQARERRFGRTSEQLRQAEGAVSPSSGHA from the coding sequence ATGACGGAATCATCCTTCATCAGTTCGACTCGCGACGTCCCCGCGGTGTCGGGCGTTCCCCGGCACATCGCGATCATCATGGACGGCAATGGCCGCTGGGCGCGCAAGCGGTTCCTGCCACGCGTCGCCGGCCACAGCCGCGGCGTCGAATCGGTGCGCAGCGTGATCCGCGCGTGCATGGAACGCGGCGTGTCCTACCTCACGCTGTTCGCGTTCAGCTCCGAGAACTGGCGCCGCCCGGCCGACGAGGTGTCGTTCCTGATGCAGCTGTTCATGCGTTCGCTGCAGAAGGAAGTCGACCGGCTCCACGACAACGGCATCCGTTTTCGCGTCATCGGCGACCTGTCGCGCTTCGACCCGAAGCTCGTCGACATGATCCGTCGTGCCGAGGCGCGCACCGCCGCCAATGAAAAGCTGACCCTGACGATCGCCGCGAACTACGGCGGCCGCTGGGACATCCTGCAGGCGATGACGCGGATGCTGGCGAAGCACCCCGAGCGGCGCGAAGGGTTCACTGAAGAGGACCTGTCCGGTGAGCTGTCGCTGAACTACGGCCCGGAACCGGACCTCTTCATCCGCACCGGTGGCGAACAGCGGATCAGCAACTTCCTGCTGTGGCAGCTCGCCTATTCCGAGCTTTATTTCACCGATACGTTGTGGCCCGATTTCGACGTCGCGGCGCTGGACGAGGCGATCCGCTCGTACCAGGCGCGGGAGCGCCGTTTCGGGCGGACCAGCGAGCAGCTTCGTCAGGCCGAAGGCGCGGTCTCTCCGTCCAGCGGCCATGCTTAG
- a CDS encoding phosphatidate cytidylyltransferase produces the protein MLRTRIITALVLLGGLLAGIFLLPPWGWLAFAATICAAAAWEWGGLGGFPAGRRSAFAALMGVACLLTGAMSGLASDVASPPAGLAALYLASGVFWVAVVPLWLARKWRITGAAGTVIVGLVVLLPPALALAHLRMLGPWLLLAVMAATFVSDIAAYFTGRAFGRHKLAPAISPGKTWEGAGGAVAGVLVFALIVLAASAPSMLDGRTILLVVPLLAAFTAVGVLGDLFESLLKRQAGVKDSGSLLPGHGGILDRIDSLTSTLPLAGLAALWLAL, from the coding sequence ATGCTTAGGACGCGCATCATCACGGCGCTGGTATTGCTGGGGGGCCTGCTGGCGGGGATCTTCCTGCTGCCGCCGTGGGGCTGGCTCGCGTTCGCCGCGACCATCTGCGCGGCAGCAGCGTGGGAGTGGGGCGGCCTCGGCGGCTTTCCCGCTGGCCGGCGCAGCGCGTTCGCGGCGCTGATGGGCGTCGCCTGCCTGCTGACCGGCGCGATGAGCGGGCTCGCGAGCGACGTCGCCTCTCCACCGGCCGGGCTCGCGGCGCTGTACCTCGCGAGCGGCGTGTTCTGGGTTGCCGTCGTGCCGCTGTGGCTGGCGAGAAAATGGCGCATCACCGGCGCGGCCGGCACTGTGATCGTCGGCCTCGTCGTGCTGCTGCCGCCGGCGCTCGCGCTGGCGCACCTGCGGATGCTCGGTCCGTGGCTGCTCCTCGCGGTGATGGCGGCGACGTTCGTGTCGGACATCGCGGCGTATTTCACCGGGCGCGCGTTCGGTCGCCACAAGCTGGCGCCGGCCATCAGCCCGGGCAAGACCTGGGAGGGCGCTGGCGGCGCGGTTGCCGGCGTGCTCGTGTTCGCGCTGATCGTTCTGGCTGCGAGCGCGCCGTCGATGCTCGACGGGCGCACCATATTGCTGGTGGTTCCGCTGCTCGCCGCATTCACGGCCGTCGGCGTCCTCGGCGACCTTTTCGAGTCGCTTCTCAAACGTCAGGCCGGCGTCAAGGACAGCGGCAGCCTGCTGCCCGGGCACGGCGGCATCCTCGACCGCATCGACAGCCTGACCTCAACTCTTCCGCTGGCCGGTCTGGCGGCTTTATGGCTGGCCCTCTGA
- the ispC gene encoding 1-deoxy-D-xylulose-5-phosphate reductoisomerase, with the protein MSDPTPPRLQRVTVLGATGSIGMSTLDVLARHPDRFEAFALTAQIQVERLFELCLRFSPRFAVLVDSAAASDLRQRLKAAGSATEVLAGPGALVDVAAHPDSDAVMAAIVGAAGLAPALAAARAGKRVLLANKEALVLSGRLFMQAVVESGAELLPIDSEHNAVFQALPQGYARDPQRCGVRRVLLTASGGPFRERSIESLADVTPDEACAHPNWVMGRKISVDSATMMNKGLEVIEAHWLFAVPPEAIEVVVHPQSVIHSMVEYADGSVLAQLGNPDMRTPIAHALAYPERIDAGVRPLDLFEIGRLNFERPDFVRFPCLALAYDALREGGAAAAVLNAANEEAVAAFLERRVGFTRIPDIIAATLERARDLSVDCIEAILDADARAREVARSEILARQTTP; encoded by the coding sequence ATGTCTGACCCGACTCCCCCACGTCTGCAACGCGTCACAGTGCTCGGCGCGACCGGTTCCATCGGCATGAGTACGCTCGATGTACTCGCCCGGCATCCGGACCGCTTCGAGGCGTTCGCGCTCACCGCGCAGATCCAGGTCGAGCGCCTGTTCGAGCTGTGCCTGCGCTTTTCGCCGCGCTTCGCGGTGCTCGTCGATTCGGCCGCGGCGTCCGATCTCCGCCAGCGCCTGAAAGCCGCCGGTTCGGCGACGGAAGTGCTCGCCGGCCCCGGAGCGCTCGTCGATGTCGCGGCGCATCCCGACAGCGACGCGGTGATGGCGGCGATCGTCGGCGCCGCGGGCCTTGCGCCGGCGCTCGCCGCGGCGCGCGCCGGCAAGCGCGTGCTGCTCGCGAACAAGGAGGCGCTGGTGCTGTCCGGGCGGCTCTTCATGCAGGCGGTGGTCGAGAGCGGCGCCGAGCTGCTGCCGATCGACAGCGAGCACAACGCCGTCTTCCAGGCGCTGCCGCAGGGTTACGCGCGCGATCCACAGCGCTGCGGCGTGCGGCGCGTCCTGCTGACGGCATCCGGCGGTCCGTTTCGCGAGCGCTCGATCGAGAGCCTCGCGGACGTCACGCCGGACGAAGCGTGCGCCCATCCGAACTGGGTCATGGGGCGAAAGATCTCGGTCGACTCGGCGACGATGATGAACAAGGGGCTCGAAGTCATCGAGGCCCACTGGCTGTTCGCGGTGCCGCCGGAGGCGATCGAAGTTGTCGTGCATCCGCAGAGCGTCATCCATTCGATGGTCGAATATGCCGACGGCTCGGTGCTCGCGCAGCTCGGCAACCCGGACATGCGCACGCCGATCGCGCACGCGCTCGCCTATCCCGAACGCATCGACGCCGGCGTGCGCCCGCTCGATCTGTTCGAGATCGGCCGGCTGAACTTCGAGCGCCCGGACTTCGTCCGGTTTCCGTGCCTGGCGCTCGCGTACGACGCGTTGCGCGAAGGCGGGGCGGCGGCGGCCGTGCTCAACGCCGCGAACGAGGAAGCCGTCGCCGCGTTCCTCGAGCGGCGCGTGGGATTCACGCGCATCCCCGACATCATCGCGGCGACGCTCGAACGCGCGCGCGATCTGTCGGTCGATTGCATCGAGGCAATCCTCGATGCCGATGCGCGCGCACGTGAAGTCGCGCGAAGTGAAATCCTCGCCCGACAGACGACTCCATGA